One window of Scheffersomyces stipitis CBS 6054 chromosome 1, whole genome shotgun sequence genomic DNA carries:
- the TOA1 gene encoding transcription initiation factor TFIIA large subunit (TOA1) produces MSNNEASKLYETIIEDVINDSRQDFEDSGIDESTLQDLRRIWCEKLSQAQVAKFSWDEDDAADIHQHPQVSQASASNGSGLELPTVNGDVLSYNTVSSGIGIELPDITKKDDVDDTGLMLPKINQADGTFEFTIYTDGADKFMNALKKSDNENKSKKRIVQADGTFGEDDDDDDDIFNDSDDINSDLDDDLESEKSDDEDGDQVGQIMLCLYDKVQRIKNKWKSNLKEGIANIDGKDYVFHKATGESEW; encoded by the coding sequence ATGTCCAATAACGAGGCTAGCAAGCTCTACGAGACCATCATCGAGGATGTCATCAACGATTCAAGGCAGGACTTTGAAGACAGTGGCATAGACGAGTCGACGTTGCAAGACTTGCGTAGAATATGGTGTGAAAAGTTGTCACAGGCACAAGTGGCCAAGTTTTCCTGGGACGAGGACGACGCCGCCGATATTCATCAACACCCACAAGTATCTCAGGCCTCTGCCTCGAATGGCTCAGGTCTTGAGTTGCCGACTGTAAATGGTGATGTTCTTTCGTATAACACTGTGTCCAGTGGAATTGGCATTGAGCTTCCAGATATAACTAAAAAGGATGACGTAGATGATACCGGCTTGATGTTGCCCAAAATAAACCAGGCTGATGGTACCTTCGAATTTACAATCTACACCGATGGTGCTGACAAGTTCATGAATGCATTAAAGAAAAGCGACAATGAAAACAAAAGTAAGAAAAGGATCGTCCAGGCTGACGGAACgtttggagaagatgacgatgatgatgacgatatATTTAACGACTCAGACGACATCAACTCCGATTTAGATGACGACTTGGAGAGCGAAAAGTCggacgacgaagatggTGACCAGGTGGGCCAAATCATGTTGTGTTTGTACGACAAGGTGCAAAGAATTAAAAATAAGTGGAAATCAAACTTAAAGGAAGGCATTGCAAATATAGATGGCAAGGATTACGTGTTTCACAAGGCTACAGGCGAAAGCGAATGGTAG
- a CDS encoding predicted protein → MYGRGYGGYGRGFGGGYGGYGGGYGGGYSRSAYTSRATNSAYSNGTRSRNYNSNSSTTNNRSSNTNSNYNRSSNTNSNYNRSSNSNSNSNGYGNRNYSSGNSNYNNSNSNSNSNYNNRNYERQRQEQRDRNRSRRMAHGFMMQRMFRRAMFTSMMMGTVGVFMGSSWRRKRREKEQMAQQQEQMNQQQQMMNQQQQMMAQQQMQMSQQNGNVPPPVPQVVSDEKYERPPPAYSSTLNSPAMA, encoded by the coding sequence ATGTACGGAAGAGGTTACGGTGGTTACGGAAGAGGATTTGGTGGTGGATATGGTGGCTACGGTGGTGGTTACGGAGGTGGCTATTCAAGATCAGCCTATACGTCTAGAGCTACCAATAGTGCATATCTGAATGGtaccagatccagaaattataattcaaattcaagcACCACAAACAATAGAAGTTCGAACACAAACTCAAACTATAACAGAAGTTCGAAcaccaattccaattaCAACAGAAGTTCCAATTCGAACTCCAACTCGAATGGTTATGGAAACCGTAATTATAGTAGTGGAAACTCTAACtacaacaactccaactccaactccaactccaactacaacaacagaaaTTACGAAAGGcaaagacaagaacaacgagacagaaacagatcccGTCGTATGGCCCATGGTTTCATGATGCAAAGAATGTTCAGAAGAGCCATGTTCACATCGATGATGATGGGTACTGTGGGCGTTTTCATGGGTAGCagctggagaagaaagagaagagaaaaggaaCAGATGGCTCAACAGCAAGAACAAATgaaccagcaacaacagaTGATgaaccagcaacagcagatgaTGGCTCAACAGCAAATGCAAATGAGCCAACAGAATGGAAATGTTCCACCTCCAGTTCCACAAGTTGTTTCTGACGAGAAGTACGAACGTCCTCCCCCTGCTTATTCTAGCACTTTGAACTCTCCTGCCATGGCTTGA